In Miscanthus floridulus cultivar M001 chromosome 5, ASM1932011v1, whole genome shotgun sequence, one genomic interval encodes:
- the LOC136454291 gene encoding uncharacterized protein produces MKLLVNTKAGRVLYAEAGKDVVDFLFSLLTLPLGAVVKMLSKDAMVGCIGNLYGSVEEMDSAYLRSAEAKNALLSPPGGYGSGTRLLQLQAPALEVFQCNKGGDGNCYNYVTVARSAPCRLCHGEMDVPIEVVGFSDPVGLGFVKEVVTYTVMDDLKVAPLSTVSCITLLNALGVTDISSLQETTVRVGYAEGLEMLRASLQSKAVLTDVFLRKKSRRRVQAVAAPSNKKRKLKAITLS; encoded by the exons ATGAAGCTGCTGGTGAACACCAAGGCCGGGCGCGTGCTCTACGCCGAGGCCGGCAAGGACGTGGTGGACTTTCTCTTCTCCCTCCTCACTTTGCCCCTCGGCGCGGTCGTCAAGATGCTGAGCAAGGACGCGATGGTCGGCTGCATCGGCAACCTCTACGGCAGCGTCGAGGAGATGGACTCGGCCTACCTCCGCTCCGCCGAGGCCAAGAACGCGCTGCTCTCGCCGCCCGGTGGGTACGGGAGCGGAACGCGGCTCCTCCAGCTGCAAGCGCCAGCGCTTGAAGTCTTCCAGTGCAACAAGGGAGGCGACGGCAACTGCTACAACTACGTGACCGTGGCGAGGAGCGCGCCATGTCGTCTCTGCCACGGCGAGATGGACGTGCCCATAGAGGTCGTGGGTTTCTCTGATCCTGTAGGCCTGGGGTTTGTGAAGGAGGTCGTGACGTACACGGTCATGGACGACCTCAAGGTAGCGCCTCTGTCCACCGTCTCTTGCATCACTCTCCTCAACGCCTTGGGTGTCACGGATATCAGCTCGCTCCAGGAGACGACAGTTCGGGTAGGGTACGCCGAG ggtttggagatgCTGAGAGCGTCGCTGCAGTCCAAGGCCGTGCTTACTGACGTCTTCCTCAGGAAGAAGAGCAGAAGGCGGGTGCAGGCTGTCGCTGCACCGTCAAACAAGAAGAGGAAACTGAAGGCTATTACTCTGTCCTAG